The Desulfofundulus salinus genome includes the window AAAACCGGGCCGTGGGGGGAAATCACCACCAGCGTTTCGGCCCCGCTTTCCTTCACCCGGCGGCCGAGTTCCAGCATGGCCTGCCGGGATGAAATGACCCTGTCCGCCTCCGCCCCGCCCACCTCGGGGACCATGACCGGGGGGTGCGGGCAGATACCGCCGTAAACAACGGGCATTTCAACCACCTCGCTTAACCGCGGATTCCACCAGGTGCAATAAAAATTATATCGCCATGCGCCCCGCAGTACCCATGTAGATGAAGGAGGCACCCAAAAAAACCAGGAAGGCGCCGCAGGACACCAGGATGCCCCGGTAAATGGACGGGGTTAAAAAGCGCCGGCCGCCGGCCACCGCCGCCGCCACCAGGCCGTACCAGGCCAGGTCCGATAAAATATGGCCGCCATAGAAGCTCACCAGCCCGGCGGTTCCCTGCTTTAAGGAGAGGACTATGTAACCCAACCCCACCGTGGCCCACCAGAGCGTCCAGTAGGGGTTGGACAGGCTGACCAGAATTCCCGACAGCACGGGGTGCATCCTCCCGGCGGGCAGGGGGTCGACCTTTTGAGGGCCGGGATTGGGACCGCCCCCCGGCGGCGCCGGACCTGCCTGAACCGGCTGCCCGCAGCCCACGTTCAGCACCACCCGGCCCAGCCAGGCATCCCGGGCCATGCCCCAGCCCAGGTAGATTAAAAAAATCCCCCCCACCACGGCAATGCTCCTGCCCACCACGGGGGCGGTGAGCAGGGAAGCCAGGCCCAGGGCCA containing:
- a CDS encoding LysE family transporter — translated: MAIFSTAFVVGLSGAMMPGPLLTVTIGESARRGFAAGPLIVLGHALLEGTLVIALALGLASLLTAPVVGRSIAVVGGIFLIYLGWGMARDAWLGRVVLNVGCGQPVQAGPAPPGGGPNPGPQKVDPLPAGRMHPVLSGILVSLSNPYWTLWWATVGLGYIVLSLKQGTAGLVSFYGGHILSDLAWYGLVAAAVAGGRRFLTPSIYRGILVSCGAFLVFLGASFIYMGTAGRMAI